A part of Marinobacter psychrophilus genomic DNA contains:
- a CDS encoding GGDEF domain-containing protein: MVPQLLVSRLMHSGALLHCDPDTTIATAAAMMAERSVSSILVIRNDDVLGIWTERDALAIDFTSSSIFAQPVSSVMSSPVISVPTYMPMQEAAIKFRETGKRHFLVVDPDGKAAGILSQTDMATNQGIEPYLRLRDVRSATATMPLSIEGDKTLAEAAASMYKNRAHAAIIDCEKLGFGILTERDIVRLISRNTGNKVVGPLASRPLITVHEDEPLIHARDRLMNLRIRNLAVVNDDNQIIGLVGYGQMLAGVDQLYTQDLRAALEQRDSALAQSRQTLQLAERVIASSLEGIMITDAKSRIEFTNPMFTQLTGYSADDVIGKTPALLSSGRHDKAFYDQMWQALAREGVWRGEIWNRRKTGELYLELLTITAVTDDDDIITHYAALFTDITQNRHNEERIRHLAYYDALTGIPNRRLMEDRLEHAIRQTHRNRMVLAVLFIDLDHFKQINDTLGHHVGDSLLLQFTERAQTCLREGDTLARLGGDEFVVILPELNGPEAAKTVAQRLLDKHREDYQIDGHTLSASASVGISLYSSEVDTARRLLKQADAAMYTAKRAGRNAICIFTDAENEKPKLAGR; the protein is encoded by the coding sequence ATGGTACCGCAACTTCTTGTCTCCCGACTGATGCACAGCGGTGCCCTTCTGCATTGCGATCCTGATACTACTATAGCCACGGCCGCCGCAATGATGGCGGAGCGAAGTGTCAGTTCCATTCTGGTTATTCGCAATGACGACGTGTTGGGCATCTGGACAGAGCGCGATGCCCTGGCCATTGATTTTACATCATCTTCTATCTTTGCCCAGCCGGTCAGTTCGGTAATGAGCTCGCCGGTTATCTCCGTGCCCACCTACATGCCCATGCAGGAGGCCGCGATTAAATTCCGCGAAACCGGTAAACGTCACTTTCTGGTGGTCGACCCCGACGGCAAAGCGGCCGGTATTCTCTCGCAAACCGACATGGCGACAAACCAAGGTATTGAACCCTATCTGCGTTTGCGTGATGTGCGCTCCGCCACCGCCACAATGCCGCTCTCTATAGAAGGTGATAAGACCCTGGCGGAAGCAGCGGCTAGCATGTATAAAAACCGCGCTCATGCGGCAATTATTGATTGTGAAAAACTGGGATTTGGGATTCTTACCGAGCGCGACATAGTCCGTCTTATCAGCCGCAATACCGGTAATAAAGTGGTCGGCCCCCTAGCTAGCCGCCCATTGATAACCGTGCACGAGGACGAGCCACTTATTCACGCCCGTGATCGCCTTATGAACCTGCGCATCCGTAACTTGGCGGTGGTCAATGACGATAACCAAATAATCGGCCTGGTGGGCTACGGTCAGATGCTTGCCGGTGTAGACCAACTGTATACGCAGGATTTGCGCGCCGCACTGGAGCAGCGTGACTCGGCCTTGGCCCAGTCACGGCAAACCCTGCAACTGGCGGAGCGGGTGATTGCCTCGTCACTGGAAGGCATCATGATTACCGATGCTAAGTCGCGCATAGAATTCACCAACCCCATGTTTACCCAACTGACCGGTTACAGTGCGGACGATGTAATCGGTAAAACGCCGGCGCTGCTTTCATCTGGTCGCCACGACAAAGCCTTTTACGACCAGATGTGGCAAGCCCTAGCACGTGAAGGCGTATGGCGCGGCGAAATCTGGAACCGTCGCAAAACCGGCGAGCTGTACCTGGAATTACTAACTATTACTGCAGTAACCGATGATGATGACATCATTACCCACTACGCTGCCCTGTTTACCGACATCACCCAGAACCGCCACAACGAGGAGCGCATCCGCCATTTGGCCTATTACGATGCACTCACCGGCATTCCCAACCGCCGGCTGATGGAAGACCGTCTGGAACACGCCATTCGCCAGACCCATCGCAACCGAATGGTGCTAGCCGTGCTGTTCATTGACCTGGATCATTTCAAACAGATTAACGACACTCTCGGGCATCACGTAGGCGATTCTTTGCTGCTCCAGTTCACTGAAAGAGCGCAGACCTGCCTTCGAGAGGGCGACACATTAGCTCGCCTTGGCGGCGATGAATTTGTGGTGATACTGCCAGAATTGAACGGTCCTGAAGCGGCAAAAACGGTTGCGCAGCGCTTGCTGGACAAGCACCGCGAAGACTATCAAATTGATGGCCATACCCTGAGCGCCAGCGCCAGCGTAGGCATAAGCCTGTATTCAAGCGAAGTCGACACCGCCCGGCGGCTGCTGAAGCAGGCCGATGCGGCCATGTACACGGCCAAACGCGCCGGCCGTAACGCCATTTGCATATTTACAGACGCCGAAAACGAAAAACCGAAATTAGCGGGCAGATAG
- a CDS encoding methylated-DNA--[protein]-cysteine S-methyltransferase → MSSSQDAEHITWQSAQCYLGQVLVACSDTGVCALLTGQTLPPLMERLRSRFPRAQLCQAESACPSWLGKVKAQLTDGRSAEPLALDLRGTKFQQQVWQALQSIPSGEVISYAELARRAGCPKAVRAAASACGANPVAVLVPCHRVLRSNGDLGGYNGGVAIKKALLAHEQTLSAR, encoded by the coding sequence ATGTCATCATCTCAAGACGCAGAGCACATCACCTGGCAATCAGCGCAATGCTATCTCGGCCAGGTGCTTGTGGCCTGCAGTGACACGGGTGTGTGCGCTTTGCTGACCGGGCAGACACTGCCACCGCTAATGGAACGATTGCGCAGTCGCTTCCCCCGCGCTCAATTATGCCAGGCCGAGAGTGCTTGCCCGAGTTGGCTGGGCAAAGTGAAAGCCCAGCTGACAGACGGCCGCAGCGCGGAACCCCTGGCTCTGGATTTGCGCGGTACGAAGTTTCAGCAGCAAGTCTGGCAAGCGCTACAAAGTATTCCCAGTGGTGAAGTCATCAGCTACGCCGAGCTGGCGCGGCGGGCAGGGTGCCCAAAAGCTGTGCGCGCCGCCGCCAGCGCTTGCGGAGCTAACCCGGTGGCCGTGCTGGTGCCTTGCCATCGGGTATTGCGCAGCAATGGCGACTTGGGCGGCTATAACGGTGGTGTTGCCATCAAAAAAGCGCTGCTGGCACATGAGCAGACGCTATCTGCCCGCTAA
- a CDS encoding methyl-accepting chemotaxis protein, with protein sequence MNKISVIHRLYAGFAMLCLIIVCWGAFNSRIMSSFSDTTHELTSDYFPLAAQIQQVDTHRAEAGKQALSMMAADDPDMLSVRLSALETTISTLNLLANGISSLDNIEKFPVVQTRNQRVAQNVIALKLSVEQLDEYNRSVLEVSEIVNEGLSAFLANNAEMKRLLVREGTEPAGDDIYIRDLFTTIMENLANIELLIMQMVSTDDADKLASVIENLRMNTQIIEPDINALVSEVPRLEGLPVLISHFVAAVNQDDGIINQYLGYRQNRLNLAQAGQEVDRHLGDLAENLDGMRVAVSDRITQTVVALDESARRSEQLVYGLLSLVVLFALGTSVWLARMISLPLRATLSHLASMAKGDYSRRLEFNAKGEFIDLKASVNQLSDAMATVLGSLQQAGGDIGVIATGNARFARDFNERVRGQSEELVAIAAAMTQMEASAREVAGSVRGTHDLVGEVNQQVAETLSDAERGSLCVAELETQSEHTAAKLHELEKASQDIGRITEVINGIANQTNLLALNAAIESARAGEAGRGFAVVADEVRGLAKKTTESTETIRTLVKRLQDEASESVRSMNHNFSQLAAVRTLMASVSEGAEKIRSAMARIHQGADQTRLGMDEQESVSKSVARQVNEISSSANASLDEIDELVATCERLEVSVGNIEALAGRFRVN encoded by the coding sequence ATGAATAAAATCTCGGTCATTCACCGGCTCTACGCTGGTTTTGCGATGCTCTGTTTGATCATTGTCTGTTGGGGTGCGTTTAACAGTCGCATTATGTCTTCCTTTTCGGACACCACCCATGAGCTGACATCAGACTATTTTCCCCTCGCCGCGCAAATTCAGCAAGTTGACACTCACCGGGCTGAAGCCGGAAAGCAGGCGCTTTCTATGATGGCGGCAGACGACCCCGATATGTTGTCTGTCAGGCTGTCTGCGCTTGAAACAACCATTAGTACATTAAACCTGTTAGCGAATGGTATTTCTTCGTTAGACAACATAGAAAAATTTCCTGTGGTGCAAACTCGAAACCAACGTGTCGCACAGAATGTTATCGCGTTGAAATTGTCCGTTGAACAGCTGGACGAATACAATCGTTCGGTGTTGGAAGTTTCCGAAATAGTTAACGAAGGTTTGTCGGCATTTCTGGCTAATAACGCAGAAATGAAACGGCTCTTAGTGAGAGAGGGCACGGAACCCGCCGGTGACGATATTTATATCCGGGACTTGTTTACTACGATTATGGAAAACCTGGCGAACATTGAACTGCTCATTATGCAAATGGTCAGTACCGACGATGCAGATAAACTCGCAAGTGTCATCGAGAATCTGCGGATGAACACTCAGATCATTGAGCCGGATATCAATGCGTTAGTGTCAGAAGTTCCGCGATTGGAAGGGCTTCCCGTTTTGATCAGTCATTTTGTGGCGGCAGTGAATCAAGATGATGGCATTATTAACCAATACTTGGGGTATCGTCAGAATCGCCTGAATCTGGCGCAGGCCGGGCAGGAAGTGGATCGGCACCTGGGCGATCTTGCGGAAAATCTCGACGGGATGAGAGTGGCGGTTTCAGACCGGATTACCCAAACGGTCGTGGCGCTTGACGAGTCTGCCCGACGGTCGGAACAGCTGGTTTACGGGTTGTTATCGCTGGTTGTTTTGTTCGCTTTGGGCACCTCGGTGTGGCTTGCCAGAATGATCAGCCTGCCCCTTAGGGCCACACTTTCGCACTTGGCCAGCATGGCAAAGGGTGATTATTCGCGCCGACTGGAGTTCAACGCCAAGGGTGAGTTTATTGATCTTAAAGCTTCCGTGAACCAGTTGTCAGACGCTATGGCGACTGTTTTGGGAAGCCTGCAGCAGGCGGGTGGCGACATTGGCGTTATTGCAACAGGCAATGCCCGTTTTGCCCGGGACTTCAATGAACGGGTACGCGGACAGTCTGAAGAACTCGTTGCAATAGCGGCGGCTATGACCCAAATGGAGGCATCTGCTCGCGAGGTGGCGGGTTCAGTCCGGGGAACTCACGATCTGGTGGGTGAGGTAAATCAGCAGGTTGCAGAGACCCTGTCCGATGCAGAACGTGGAAGCCTCTGTGTGGCAGAGCTCGAGACCCAATCCGAGCACACTGCGGCCAAGCTCCATGAACTTGAAAAGGCGTCTCAGGACATAGGGCGAATTACCGAAGTGATCAATGGTATCGCCAATCAAACGAACCTACTGGCATTGAATGCCGCGATTGAATCTGCCCGGGCTGGAGAAGCCGGGCGCGGCTTTGCGGTCGTCGCAGACGAGGTTAGGGGCCTGGCCAAGAAAACCACAGAAAGCACTGAGACCATCCGCACGTTGGTAAAGCGTCTTCAGGATGAGGCATCGGAATCCGTGCGTTCAATGAACCATAACTTTTCGCAATTGGCGGCGGTCAGAACGCTGATGGCCAGTGTCTCCGAAGGCGCAGAAAAGATCCGCAGTGCCATGGCGCGAATTCATCAGGGAGCCGATCAAACCCGTTTGGGGATGGATGAACAGGAAAGCGTCAGTAAGTCGGTTGCCCGTCAGGTAAACGAAATCAGCAGCTCCGCTAACGCCAGCCTTGATGAAATTGATGAACTCGTTGCAACCTGCGAGCGCCTTGAGGTATCTGTTGGCAATATCGAAGCATTGGCGGGGCGATTCCGCGTTAATTAA
- a CDS encoding ABC transporter substrate-binding protein — MFKNNKHPKTLILSAAIAAASMSLSLQAYADQYSDAAEKWVSESFKKSTLSKEQQLAEMAWFTQAAEEFRGMEINVVSETIATHEYESNVLAKAFSEITGIKLTHNLIQEGDVIEKLQTQMQSGRNIYDGYVNDSDLIGTHFRYGKVVAIDDIMAGSGKDLTLPTLDLEDFIGLEFTTGPDGKLYQLPTQQFANLYWFRADWFEREDLKKQFSDIYGYDLGVPVNWSAYEDIAEFFSVHVKEIDGKKVYGHMDYGKKDPSLGWRFTDAWFSMAGAGDKGLPNGLPVDEWGIRVEDCRPVGSNVSRGGATNGPAAVYATAKYVEWMQKYAPPEATGMTFSESGPVPAQGAIAQQIFWYTAFTASMIEEGLPVVNEDGTPKWRMAPSPRGPYWEEGMKLGYQDVGSWTFLESTPEKRRLAAWLYAQFTVSKTVSLEKTVAGLTPIRESDLNSDVMSEMAPKLGGLVEFYRSPARVQWTPTGTNVPDYPKLAQLWWQYIAQAASGEATPQEALDGLADAQDRVMERLERANVLETCGPKLNEPRDPQYWLDQPGAPKPKLANEKVQGVTVPYNELLKSWADARKS; from the coding sequence ATGTTCAAAAATAACAAACATCCTAAAACTCTTATACTCAGTGCCGCGATTGCCGCTGCCAGTATGAGCCTGAGCCTGCAAGCTTACGCCGATCAGTACTCGGACGCGGCTGAAAAGTGGGTGAGTGAGTCATTTAAAAAGTCGACTCTCAGCAAGGAACAACAGCTGGCGGAGATGGCGTGGTTTACTCAGGCTGCGGAAGAGTTCCGTGGAATGGAAATTAACGTGGTTTCAGAAACCATTGCCACTCACGAGTATGAATCCAACGTTCTGGCTAAAGCATTCTCCGAAATTACCGGCATCAAACTGACCCATAACCTGATCCAGGAAGGCGACGTTATCGAAAAGCTGCAGACTCAAATGCAGTCAGGCCGAAACATTTACGACGGCTATGTGAATGACTCCGACCTGATCGGTACTCACTTCCGGTACGGTAAGGTTGTAGCAATTGACGACATCATGGCTGGCTCTGGCAAAGATCTAACTCTGCCAACGCTGGATCTTGAAGATTTTATCGGGTTGGAGTTTACCACTGGGCCTGATGGCAAACTGTATCAGTTGCCTACTCAGCAATTCGCCAATCTGTACTGGTTTCGAGCTGACTGGTTTGAACGTGAAGACTTGAAAAAGCAGTTTTCAGACATCTACGGTTATGACTTGGGCGTTCCGGTAAACTGGTCTGCCTACGAAGATATTGCCGAGTTCTTCTCGGTTCACGTGAAAGAAATTGATGGCAAGAAAGTATACGGCCACATGGACTATGGCAAGAAAGACCCGTCTCTTGGCTGGCGGTTCACCGATGCCTGGTTTTCTATGGCGGGTGCCGGCGACAAAGGCCTGCCTAACGGCTTGCCGGTAGACGAGTGGGGTATTCGGGTTGAAGATTGTCGTCCGGTCGGTTCCAACGTGTCCCGTGGCGGTGCCACCAACGGCCCGGCAGCGGTTTACGCGACCGCCAAGTACGTGGAATGGATGCAAAAGTATGCGCCGCCCGAAGCAACGGGTATGACCTTCTCTGAGTCTGGCCCAGTACCTGCCCAGGGTGCCATCGCCCAGCAGATTTTCTGGTACACGGCCTTTACCGCCAGCATGATCGAAGAAGGGCTGCCGGTTGTAAATGAAGACGGTACTCCGAAATGGCGTATGGCGCCTTCGCCCCGTGGCCCTTACTGGGAAGAAGGCATGAAGCTGGGCTATCAGGACGTAGGTTCCTGGACCTTCCTGGAATCAACTCCTGAGAAGCGTCGCCTGGCGGCTTGGTTGTATGCCCAGTTTACGGTTTCCAAGACTGTGTCTCTGGAAAAAACCGTCGCTGGCCTGACGCCGATTCGCGAATCTGACCTCAACTCTGACGTGATGTCAGAAATGGCGCCGAAGCTCGGTGGTCTGGTTGAGTTCTATCGCAGTCCGGCACGGGTTCAATGGACGCCGACTGGCACCAACGTTCCTGATTACCCGAAGTTGGCCCAGCTGTGGTGGCAGTACATTGCCCAGGCTGCCAGTGGCGAAGCGACTCCTCAGGAAGCTTTGGATGGTTTGGCAGATGCTCAAGATCGCGTAATGGAGCGTCTGGAACGTGCCAACGTACTGGAAACCTGCGGTCCTAAGCTGAACGAGCCGCGTGACCCGCAGTACTGGTTGGATCAGCCGGGCGCACCCAAGCCCAAGCTGGCCAACGAAAAGGTACAAGGCGTAACCGTACCTTATAATGAACTTTTGAAAAGTTGGGCAGACGCTCGCAAGAGCTAA
- a CDS encoding DUF2160 domain-containing protein, translating into MIDWMNWTPTVVIFFVVIASILAVMTVYEVVSPCRERKGFLPIETTRGDRLFIGLLSTAYIHLTFLAVSDVSLWVALAVSVAWMGVLLRWG; encoded by the coding sequence ATGATTGACTGGATGAACTGGACCCCCACGGTCGTAATCTTTTTTGTGGTGATCGCTTCGATTCTTGCGGTTATGACTGTCTACGAAGTTGTTTCGCCTTGTCGCGAACGCAAAGGATTTTTGCCTATCGAAACCACCCGTGGCGACCGGCTGTTTATTGGCTTGCTGTCGACCGCTTACATTCATCTGACCTTTCTTGCAGTCAGCGATGTGAGCTTGTGGGTAGCGCTGGCGGTCTCTGTAGCCTGGATGGGCGTGTTGCTGCGCTGGGGTTAA
- a CDS encoding carbohydrate ABC transporter permease, giving the protein MKQTRLKSVAITLFIALLLTPVYWLLNMSFKTNQEILGGLTFFPKIFTLDNYAVIFSDPSWYNGYLNSMTYVSMNVVITLLVALPAAYAFSRYKFLGDKHLFFWLLSNRMAPPAVFLLPFFQLYSSIGLFDTHIAVALAHCLFTVPLAVWILEGFMKGVPREYDEMAFIDGYSFPRFFIKVFLPMIRSGIGVTAFFTFMFSWVELLLARTLTSVDAQPIGAIMTRTIGASGIDWGVLSAAGVLTIIPGILVIWFVRNHVAKGFALGRV; this is encoded by the coding sequence ATGAAACAAACCCGTTTAAAAAGCGTCGCGATCACCCTTTTTATAGCGCTTTTGCTAACCCCGGTTTACTGGTTATTGAACATGTCGTTCAAAACAAACCAGGAAATCCTGGGGGGCCTTACGTTTTTTCCAAAAATCTTCACCCTTGATAACTATGCGGTCATTTTTAGTGATCCCAGTTGGTACAATGGCTACTTAAACTCGATGACGTATGTGTCCATGAACGTGGTTATCACGCTTCTGGTGGCGTTGCCGGCGGCTTACGCATTCAGCCGCTACAAATTCCTGGGCGACAAGCATCTGTTTTTCTGGCTGCTGAGCAACCGAATGGCGCCGCCGGCGGTATTCCTGTTGCCATTCTTTCAGCTGTACTCGTCGATTGGTCTGTTTGATACACACATTGCCGTTGCACTTGCGCACTGTTTGTTCACCGTACCTCTGGCAGTGTGGATTCTGGAAGGTTTTATGAAAGGTGTACCCCGTGAGTACGACGAGATGGCCTTTATTGACGGTTACAGCTTTCCAAGGTTCTTTATCAAAGTATTCCTGCCAATGATCCGCTCTGGCATTGGCGTAACCGCGTTTTTTACCTTTATGTTTTCATGGGTAGAACTGTTGCTTGCCCGCACTCTGACATCTGTAGACGCCCAGCCGATTGGCGCCATCATGACGCGGACCATAGGGGCAAGCGGTATTGATTGGGGAGTGCTGTCTGCAGCCGGCGTTCTGACGATTATTCCCGGCATATTGGTGATTTGGTTCGTTCGTAACCATGTGGCCAAAGGCTTCGCTCTCGGGCGCGTATAA
- a CDS encoding carbohydrate ABC transporter permease, whose amino-acid sequence MQKIQNNRAWWLVLPVFLLVAFSALIPLMTVVNYSVQDIFGPGQAFFVGTEWFKEVLGDERLQDSLIRQFMFSGAVLLIQIPLGISVALMMPKSGIKGSVCLILIAIPLLIPWNVVGTIWQVFARGDIGLFGWGLNELGFDYNYTGDTVDAWLTVLLMDVWHWTPLVALLCYSGLRAIPEAFYQAAEIDRASKWAVFRYIQLPRLKSVLIIAVLLRFMDSFMIYTEPFVLTGGGPGSSTTFLSQTLTTMAIGQFDLGRAAAFSLIYFMIVLLISWLFFTAITQDDKEK is encoded by the coding sequence ATGCAAAAAATCCAGAATAACCGCGCGTGGTGGCTGGTGTTGCCGGTATTTTTGCTGGTTGCTTTTTCAGCGTTGATCCCGCTGATGACCGTTGTGAACTATTCGGTACAGGATATTTTTGGCCCGGGGCAGGCGTTTTTCGTCGGTACCGAGTGGTTCAAAGAGGTCCTGGGTGACGAGCGTTTGCAGGATTCCCTGATTCGCCAGTTCATGTTCTCTGGCGCTGTGCTGCTTATTCAGATCCCGTTGGGCATCAGTGTTGCGCTGATGATGCCGAAGTCTGGCATTAAAGGGTCTGTGTGTCTGATTCTGATCGCTATTCCGCTGCTGATTCCCTGGAACGTGGTAGGCACCATCTGGCAGGTTTTCGCTAGGGGCGACATTGGCCTGTTTGGCTGGGGCCTTAACGAGCTTGGCTTTGACTACAACTACACCGGCGACACCGTCGACGCGTGGTTAACGGTTTTGCTAATGGACGTATGGCACTGGACTCCGCTGGTAGCGCTGCTTTGCTACTCGGGCCTGCGCGCCATCCCGGAAGCCTTTTATCAAGCAGCTGAAATTGACCGCGCCTCTAAATGGGCAGTGTTCCGTTATATCCAGCTCCCACGGCTGAAAAGCGTGTTGATCATTGCGGTGCTGTTGCGCTTTATGGACAGCTTTATGATTTATACCGAGCCGTTTGTATTGACCGGCGGTGGGCCTGGCAGTTCGACCACCTTTTTGAGCCAAACATTAACCACCATGGCCATCGGACAGTTTGACCTGGGTCGTGCAGCTGCCTTCTCGCTGATCTACTTCATGATTGTGCTGTTGATTTCGTGGCTGTTCTTTACCGCCATCACTCAAGATGACAAAGAAAAATAA
- a CDS encoding ABC transporter ATP-binding protein: protein MAEIQLKSLAHSYSDKPGGPEDYAIRQLDHVWHEGGAYALLGPSGCGKSTMLNIISGLVQPSEGEVLFDGKRVNELSPRDRNIAQVFQFPVVYDSMTVFDNLAFPLKNNKIPKSRIKARVQEIAEVLEIEDKLYKKAKNLTADEKQKVSMGRGLVREDVSAILFDEPLTVIDPQLKWKLRRKLKQIHEQFDITMVYVTHDQLEASTFADKIAVMYGGQIVQFGTPTELFEQPNHTFVGYFIGSPGMNLVEVERSAAGVRFRSTQVDLAPWQVELLKRLTSKNIKIGIRPEFIQLSPTASDDTYEAEILDMEDLGTYKIITVQLDQQEMKVRMNEEFEGAIGSRTNLSFPQQWLKLYVDEFLVQEPQ, encoded by the coding sequence ATGGCTGAAATTCAATTGAAATCACTGGCTCACAGCTACAGCGATAAGCCTGGCGGACCAGAAGACTATGCGATTCGCCAGCTCGACCACGTTTGGCATGAAGGCGGCGCCTACGCTCTGCTAGGGCCATCTGGTTGTGGCAAAAGCACCATGCTGAATATTATTTCCGGCCTGGTTCAGCCCTCTGAAGGTGAAGTGCTGTTTGACGGTAAGCGGGTCAACGAGCTGTCGCCGCGGGATCGTAACATCGCCCAAGTGTTCCAGTTTCCGGTCGTTTACGACTCCATGACCGTGTTTGATAACCTGGCATTTCCGTTAAAGAACAACAAAATACCGAAGTCACGCATCAAGGCGCGGGTGCAAGAAATTGCCGAAGTGCTGGAAATTGAAGACAAGCTCTACAAAAAGGCTAAAAATCTGACCGCCGACGAAAAGCAGAAAGTGTCCATGGGGCGCGGTTTGGTGCGGGAAGACGTGTCGGCCATTCTGTTTGATGAACCGCTTACGGTGATTGACCCCCAGTTGAAGTGGAAACTGCGGCGCAAACTGAAGCAGATTCACGAGCAGTTTGATATCACCATGGTGTACGTGACCCACGATCAGCTGGAAGCGTCTACATTTGCTGACAAGATTGCGGTGATGTATGGCGGCCAGATCGTTCAGTTCGGCACGCCCACCGAGTTGTTCGAGCAGCCTAACCATACCTTTGTTGGCTACTTTATTGGCAGCCCAGGTATGAACCTGGTTGAAGTAGAGCGCAGCGCCGCAGGGGTTCGTTTCAGGTCTACTCAGGTAGACTTGGCGCCGTGGCAGGTCGAACTGTTGAAACGCCTCACATCCAAAAACATCAAAATCGGGATCCGTCCGGAGTTTATCCAGCTGTCTCCGACTGCTTCGGACGACACCTACGAGGCCGAGATTCTGGATATGGAAGACCTCGGTACCTACAAAATTATCACCGTGCAGCTGGATCAGCAGGAGATGAAAGTGCGGATGAACGAAGAGTTTGAGGGTGCCATTGGCAGCCGCACGAACCTTTCGTTCCCGCAACAGTGGCTGAAGCTGTATGTCGATGAATTCCTGGTACAGGAGCCGCAGTGA
- a CDS encoding ABC transporter ATP-binding protein, translated as MSLTLENLSHRVDGVDYIRNANLTFQAGSFNVLLGRTLSGKTSMMRLMAGLDKPNEGRLIFNGQDVTGQSVQARNVSMIYQQFINYPGITVYENIASPLRLAKMTESEIDRRVKETAAMLQISPLLKRYPLELSGGQQQRTAMARALVKDATLVLFDEPLVNLDYKLREELRAELRDLFRERQCIAVYATTEANEALALGGTTTLLHEGSVIQNGPVMDVYRSPVNTLAAQLFSEPPMNMIRGRVTDTEVTFDEYSHHALTQELSKLMPGDYWFGVRPSHIALVPANDDDLEISMEVALSEISGSETFIHIENSHFEMVMQLMGVHQYHTGAPVKVYLPINKLFVFDSAEKLVQTPSRILGGAV; from the coding sequence ATGTCCTTAACTCTGGAGAACCTCTCCCACAGGGTCGACGGTGTCGACTATATCCGGAATGCCAATCTCACCTTTCAGGCTGGCTCTTTCAATGTGCTGCTAGGTCGAACGCTCTCGGGCAAGACCTCGATGATGCGCTTGATGGCCGGGCTTGATAAACCCAACGAAGGTCGCTTGATCTTCAACGGCCAGGATGTAACCGGACAGAGCGTACAAGCCCGGAACGTCTCGATGATCTACCAGCAATTCATCAATTACCCAGGCATAACGGTGTATGAAAACATTGCGTCGCCTTTGCGCCTGGCGAAAATGACTGAGTCTGAGATTGACCGCCGGGTGAAAGAAACCGCGGCCATGCTGCAGATTAGCCCCCTCCTGAAGCGCTATCCTCTTGAACTTTCCGGTGGCCAGCAACAGCGTACGGCGATGGCGCGAGCATTGGTTAAAGATGCCACATTGGTGCTGTTCGATGAACCCTTGGTCAACCTTGATTATAAATTGCGGGAAGAACTGCGGGCCGAACTGCGCGACTTGTTCCGTGAACGCCAGTGTATTGCGGTATACGCCACCACGGAAGCCAACGAAGCCTTGGCGTTGGGCGGCACAACCACGCTGTTGCATGAAGGGAGTGTGATTCAGAACGGTCCGGTTATGGATGTGTACCGGTCACCGGTAAATACCCTGGCTGCGCAGCTGTTCAGTGAACCGCCGATGAATATGATCCGCGGACGCGTGACAGACACCGAAGTAACGTTTGATGAATACTCCCATCATGCTTTGACTCAAGAATTGTCCAAACTGATGCCAGGAGATTACTGGTTCGGGGTTCGCCCGAGCCACATTGCTCTGGTGCCGGCCAACGACGACGATCTTGAAATTTCGATGGAAGTCGCGCTGAGCGAAATCAGCGGTTCGGAAACGTTTATACACATCGAAAACAGCCATTTTGAAATGGTGATGCAGCTGATGGGTGTTCACCAATACCACACCGGTGCCCCGGTTAAGGTCTACCTGCCCATCAACAAGCTGTTTGTTTTCGACAGCGCCGAAAAGTTGGTGCAAACACCATCGCGGATACTAGGAGGGGCTGTCTAA